In Spiroplasma litorale, a single genomic region encodes these proteins:
- a CDS encoding prolipoprotein diacylglyceryl transferase — protein sequence MLLSWIQGNNWTQADIGTRAQSDYGGVHMYALTMSLGVLLSILGCALQFYRKKLSFKELWIAAIIVVPLGLFGASFFGKLNAENGRNAGGVGFFGLFAFWKAGMSIHGAIFVTVIAGVIIFNIVSLKTKVTVWEYADAIAPNVLLGQVVGRWGNFFNHELFGKPAGLYEDKSVLSWLPTFIRDNMAFKYTNSSPNSNGLIDGQTYVMHPIFLYESFFLLVSWLIITMLIPFIGRWIGKKPWKVNPEKYQFDLKYSFRYFFTRKYEEGKKTYWEVWNEATSQNYEEKERDKYLEKVDKINDKNPIIRRFKKGKLLLQTNNPNKYMLTRSGVAFGGYFLAWNLIRFVLELDRPDDHLFLMYNRTLSLVVIGLTAFSGLVIILLAQFLFPYFIRRPGYTYEQEFFPVNTIQENTNIVKDKTDKKEINEINENNSSKKEFKKRE from the coding sequence ATGTTATTAAGCTGAATTCAAGGAAATAATTGAACGCAAGCCGACATAGGAACAAGAGCTCAAAGTGATTACGGGGGCGTACATATGTATGCCTTGACAATGTCGCTTGGAGTTCTTTTATCAATTTTAGGTTGTGCTCTTCAATTTTATAGAAAAAAATTAAGTTTTAAAGAACTTTGAATAGCGGCTATTATTGTTGTCCCTTTAGGTTTATTTGGTGCTAGTTTTTTTGGGAAATTAAACGCAGAAAATGGTAGAAATGCAGGCGGAGTTGGATTTTTTGGTTTATTTGCTTTTTGAAAAGCGGGTATGTCAATACATGGAGCAATTTTTGTTACAGTAATTGCTGGTGTTATTATATTCAATATTGTGTCATTAAAAACAAAAGTTACAGTTTGAGAATATGCTGATGCAATAGCTCCAAATGTATTACTTGGACAAGTAGTTGGTAGATGAGGAAACTTTTTCAACCATGAACTTTTTGGAAAACCCGCAGGACTATATGAGGACAAATCAGTATTATCTTGACTCCCAACTTTTATAAGAGACAATATGGCTTTTAAATACACTAATTCATCCCCTAATAGTAATGGATTAATAGATGGTCAAACTTATGTAATGCATCCAATTTTTTTGTATGAATCTTTTTTCTTATTGGTAAGTTGACTTATAATTACTATGTTAATTCCATTCATTGGTAGATGAATAGGTAAAAAACCATGAAAAGTGAATCCAGAAAAATACCAATTTGATTTAAAATACTCTTTTAGATATTTTTTTACTAGAAAATACGAAGAAGGTAAAAAAACATATTGAGAAGTTTGAAATGAAGCAACATCTCAAAATTATGAAGAAAAAGAAAGAGATAAATATTTAGAAAAAGTTGATAAAATAAATGATAAAAACCCAATAATTAGGCGATTTAAAAAAGGGAAACTATTGCTACAAACCAATAACCCTAATAAATATATGCTTACTAGAAGTGGTGTCGCATTTGGGGGTTACTTTTTAGCTTGGAATTTAATTAGGTTTGTTCTTGAATTAGACAGACCTGATGATCACTTGTTTTTGATGTACAATAGAACGTTATCTTTAGTTGTAATAGGATTGACAGCATTTTCTGGATTGGTTATAATTCTTTTAGCTCAATTTTTATTCCCATATTTTATTAGAAGACCGGGATATACATATGAGCAAGAGTTTTTCCCAGTAAATACAATTCAAGAAAATACAAACATTGTAAAGGATAAAACCGATAAAAAAGAAATCAATGAAATTAATGAAAATAACTCATCTAAAAAAGAGTTCAAGAAAAGGGAATAA
- the whiA gene encoding DNA-binding protein WhiA, whose product MSFALDVKNEILNHDFSLKQMKMLLTGFLKFNGEIIYNDNEVLYQISCNNNALVRGIYKILKQFYKEDFQTTIIDLPIKVKNKKLFRILLTKNVKDFLEDLKIYDFKNNKKIIEIEDVSGKNSFEKHQDLIRAYVSGVFIAVGSVNSPETPNYHLELQFKFENEAIYFLNLMHSFDFDFKIVTRRNNFVVYLKKSMLVSDFLKFIDAAESVMAFENTRIGRDLKNNVIRYINTQIHNQKNITKTGNRQIEEINLIINKGMLSKLSLKAQVLAKARLKNPETSFSELVQVLEGEGIKITKSGVSNLFKIISKLAKQIKEG is encoded by the coding sequence ATGTCATTTGCACTTGATGTAAAAAACGAAATCCTAAATCATGACTTTTCACTAAAACAAATGAAAATGTTATTAACAGGTTTTTTAAAATTTAATGGTGAAATCATATACAATGATAATGAAGTCTTATATCAGATTTCTTGTAATAACAATGCTTTAGTTAGAGGTATTTATAAAATATTGAAACAATTTTATAAAGAAGACTTTCAAACTACAATAATTGATTTACCTATAAAAGTAAAAAATAAAAAACTATTTAGAATTTTATTAACTAAAAATGTTAAAGATTTTTTAGAAGATTTAAAAATCTATGATTTTAAAAACAACAAAAAAATAATTGAAATAGAAGATGTATCAGGAAAAAACAGTTTTGAAAAACATCAGGATCTCATAAGAGCCTATGTTTCTGGAGTTTTTATTGCAGTGGGGAGTGTTAATTCCCCAGAAACTCCAAACTATCATCTAGAGTTGCAATTTAAATTTGAAAATGAAGCAATTTATTTTTTGAATTTAATGCATTCATTTGATTTTGATTTTAAAATTGTAACAAGAAGAAACAACTTTGTTGTATATTTAAAAAAATCTATGCTAGTTTCAGATTTCTTAAAATTTATTGATGCTGCAGAATCAGTAATGGCGTTTGAAAACACAAGAATAGGCAGAGATTTAAAAAATAATGTTATTAGGTATATTAATACACAAATTCATAACCAGAAAAATATTACAAAAACTGGAAATAGACAAATTGAAGAAATAAATTTAATTATAAATAAGGGAATGTTAAGTAAATTATCTTTGAAAGCCCAAGTACTCGCAAAAGCACGTCTTAAAAATCCTGAAACCTCATTTTCTGAATTAGTACAAGTTTTAGAAGGTGAAGGAATAAAAATAACAAAATCAGGAGTAAGCAATCTATTTAAAATTATTAGTAAATTAGCAAAACAAATTAAGGAAGGTTAG
- a CDS encoding helix-turn-helix domain-containing protein, whose amino-acid sequence MEKNNILQIFSKNMKRLRQNARITQEELSFRSGLHKNYISDAERGKRNISLKAIEKLARGLEINLTEFFMENN is encoded by the coding sequence ATGGAAAAAAACAATATTTTACAAATTTTTAGCAAAAACATGAAACGTTTGAGACAAAACGCAAGAATAACTCAAGAGGAATTAAGTTTTAGATCTGGGTTACATAAAAATTATATTTCAGATGCCGAAAGAGGTAAAAGAAATATCTCATTAAAAGCAATTGAAAAATTAGCAAGAGGTTTAGAAATAAATCTTACTGAATTTTTTATGGAAAATAATTAA
- a CDS encoding rhodanese-like domain-containing protein, producing the protein MQWLDLIFKLIQKIFRRESFKKKYKVINQKKLKNILKNKKWQVIDLRNKVDYEEHHLENTTNVPAWNFNFTYFKLIDKNKKILLISNDYRSNLYIYKNLKRKGFKVKLLNTGYKNIRNNEIYDPMTKVVIY; encoded by the coding sequence ATGCAGTGATTGGATTTAATTTTTAAGCTTATTCAAAAAATTTTTAGAAGAGAGTCTTTTAAAAAAAAATATAAAGTTATTAATCAAAAAAAATTAAAGAATATATTAAAGAATAAAAAGTGACAAGTAATTGATTTAAGAAATAAAGTTGATTATGAAGAACACCATTTAGAAAATACTACAAATGTACCTGCATGAAACTTTAATTTTACCTATTTTAAATTAATAGATAAAAATAAAAAAATACTTCTTATAAGTAATGACTATAGAAGTAATTTATATATATATAAAAACCTTAAAAGAAAAGGTTTTAAAGTTAAACTTTTGAACACAGGATATAAAAACATTAGAAATAATGAGATATATGACCCTATGACAAAAGTAGTAATTTATTAA
- the secG gene encoding preprotein translocase subunit SecG, translating into MNLLATASQKELSNQIILVFEIIALIVSILMIVVGLIQNKSSQTGLSALNGGNDELFSNSKERGTDKTMSIWMFSLGIILFVVTIVIGIITNTILK; encoded by the coding sequence ATGAATTTATTGGCAACGGCTTCTCAAAAAGAACTGTCAAATCAAATTATACTTGTATTTGAAATTATTGCTTTAATAGTATCAATACTTATGATTGTTGTTGGATTAATTCAGAACAAAAGTTCACAAACTGGTTTAAGTGCCTTAAATGGTGGAAATGACGAACTATTTTCTAACTCAAAAGAAAGAGGTACTGACAAAACTATGTCAATTTGGATGTTTAGTCTTGGTATAATTTTATTTGTAGTAACAATAGTAATAGGTATAATAACAAACACTATTCTTAAATAG
- the rnr gene encoding ribonuclease R, with product MEHLISYLKKNEQTTLNDILNHFNNKEEVTNILKKLKEDYKIGWTNDNKIYYIDEKFKIGSIRINDKGFGFVKNYNNLEEDFFVAPNSLNGCITSDEVIYTIEKESDDRTKANIEGISSRVKTSLVGELVKSKCGRFIDLIPSEQGFKNYRIVMINQKDFRLKPDLILKVKILDVRDKKLFVKIQKIIGNSNKAVDRIISIAYEFNIKPDFNPLVLRQADEVAVPINYNDYEIKRRLKDSIIDKCLVTIDGEDSKDLDDAIYVEKTLTGYKLFVAIADVSYYVRPFTELDNSALFKGNSVYLANKVIPMLPEKLSNGVCSLNPNEEKLCMVAEILFDNNGKVVNKKVYESIMISKARLTYKEVNSIFEGQNPNNRNGEVLEMLENAKELHLAIEKERISRGSIEFEISEPKIILDKEFNVVNIIKRSRGISEKLIENFMVSANEAVATIIFQKEYPLIYRNHDIPKEDSLKEWYASLKALGINAKMNELEKLNPKKIQSALKEIELQVKDETEREVINITLLRFMEKAEYGLDNIGHFGLASDCYTHFTSPIRRYSDLLVHRYLKQYLVEKDFKENKLKNNEKFISKASNIINETERNAVSAEREVNKVCMCEYMKDKVNIEYSGVISAVLKFGIFVQLSNCVEGLVHISELKDYVYDTEKSIMINKNNNTLRLGQIIKIRVKNADVKKRVIDFELVG from the coding sequence ATGGAACATTTAATTTCATATTTAAAAAAAAACGAACAGACGACACTAAACGATATTTTAAACCACTTTAATAACAAAGAAGAAGTAACTAATATTTTAAAAAAACTTAAAGAGGATTATAAAATAGGTTGAACTAACGATAATAAAATATATTATATAGATGAAAAATTTAAAATAGGTTCAATTAGAATAAATGACAAAGGGTTTGGTTTTGTAAAAAATTATAACAATCTAGAAGAAGATTTTTTTGTTGCGCCTAATTCATTAAATGGTTGTATTACTTCTGATGAAGTTATTTACACTATCGAAAAGGAAAGCGACGATAGAACAAAAGCAAATATTGAAGGTATATCTAGCAGGGTAAAAACTTCATTAGTTGGGGAATTAGTTAAAAGTAAATGTGGCCGTTTTATTGATTTAATTCCTAGCGAGCAAGGTTTTAAAAATTATAGAATAGTAATGATAAATCAAAAAGATTTTAGACTTAAACCTGATTTAATATTAAAGGTTAAAATCCTTGATGTTAGAGATAAAAAATTATTTGTTAAAATACAAAAAATTATTGGGAACTCAAATAAGGCTGTGGATAGAATTATATCAATAGCCTATGAGTTTAATATAAAACCAGATTTCAATCCACTTGTATTAAGACAGGCTGATGAAGTTGCTGTTCCAATAAATTATAATGATTATGAAATTAAGAGGAGGCTTAAGGATTCAATTATAGATAAATGTCTAGTTACAATTGATGGAGAAGACTCAAAAGATTTAGATGATGCAATATATGTAGAAAAAACTTTAACCGGTTATAAATTGTTTGTTGCAATAGCGGATGTTTCATACTATGTAAGACCATTTACAGAACTTGATAATAGCGCATTGTTTAAAGGTAACTCGGTTTATTTAGCTAATAAAGTTATTCCAATGCTACCTGAGAAATTATCAAATGGTGTCTGTAGTTTAAATCCAAATGAAGAGAAACTTTGTATGGTTGCAGAGATTTTATTTGACAATAATGGTAAAGTAGTTAATAAAAAAGTATATGAATCAATAATGATTTCAAAAGCAAGATTGACTTATAAAGAAGTTAACAGTATATTTGAAGGTCAAAACCCAAATAATAGAAATGGGGAAGTTCTTGAAATGCTTGAAAATGCTAAAGAATTACATTTAGCAATAGAAAAAGAAAGGATTTCAAGAGGATCTATTGAATTTGAAATATCAGAACCTAAAATAATTTTAGATAAAGAGTTTAATGTTGTAAATATAATAAAAAGATCACGTGGAATAAGTGAAAAATTGATTGAAAATTTTATGGTTAGTGCAAACGAAGCAGTAGCAACAATAATTTTTCAAAAAGAATATCCACTTATTTATAGGAATCATGATATTCCAAAAGAAGATAGTTTAAAGGAATGGTATGCTTCTCTAAAGGCTTTAGGGATTAATGCTAAGATGAATGAATTAGAAAAATTAAACCCAAAAAAAATCCAAAGTGCTCTAAAGGAAATTGAATTACAAGTAAAAGACGAAACTGAAAGAGAAGTTATAAATATCACTTTGCTTAGGTTTATGGAAAAGGCTGAATATGGATTAGATAATATTGGTCATTTTGGTCTGGCAAGTGATTGTTATACTCATTTTACGTCTCCAATTAGAAGATATAGTGATTTGCTAGTTCATAGATATTTAAAACAATATTTGGTAGAAAAAGACTTTAAAGAGAATAAACTTAAAAATAATGAAAAATTTATATCAAAAGCTTCAAACATTATTAATGAAACCGAAAGAAATGCTGTATCAGCTGAAAGAGAAGTTAATAAAGTTTGTATGTGCGAATATATGAAAGATAAAGTGAATATAGAATATTCAGGTGTAATTTCTGCTGTATTAAAGTTTGGTATTTTTGTGCAACTTTCTAATTGTGTTGAAGGTCTTGTGCATATTTCAGAATTAAAAGATTACGTCTATGATACAGAAAAAAGTATTATGATAAATAAAAATAATAATACATTGAGATTAGGTCAAATTATTAAAATAAGAGTTAAAAATGCAGATGTAAAAAAAAGAGTAATTGATTTTGAACTTGTTGGTTAA
- the smpB gene encoding SsrA-binding protein SmpB → MGEHVLLKNKKAYFNYHILETYEAGIVLTGPEIKSIREKNVSIDESFILIRRGIPEILNMNIKKYEFANNVKFDSTRNRVLLLHKKEIKKIIKQVMLEKLTIVPLKLYLKGNYAKLEIGLGKGKKLYDKREVIKKREVERRIKKI, encoded by the coding sequence ATGGGAGAGCATGTATTATTAAAAAATAAGAAAGCTTATTTCAATTATCATATATTAGAGACTTATGAAGCAGGTATAGTTTTAACTGGACCAGAAATAAAATCAATAAGAGAAAAAAATGTTTCAATAGATGAATCTTTTATTTTGATAAGACGAGGCATACCAGAAATATTAAATATGAACATAAAAAAATATGAGTTTGCAAATAATGTTAAATTTGACTCAACAAGAAATAGAGTGCTTCTTTTACATAAAAAAGAAATAAAAAAAATTATTAAGCAAGTTATGTTAGAAAAGTTAACTATAGTTCCTTTAAAATTATATTTAAAAGGTAATTATGCAAAATTAGAAATTGGCCTTGGCAAAGGAAAAAAACTTTATGACAAAAGAGAGGTTATAAAAAAAAGAGAGGTAGAAAGAAGGATTAAAAAAATATAA
- a CDS encoding EAL domain-containing protein, with product MGWSILDAGSIPAISTIFFCKIEEKERLVIVLDILSTILIILSFSLISIIFYMFAWGFSRHIFKKIYIYYQLFLGVIFGFLSTFIVAIISIITADKKVLYLTLFLPIISYWVSIIFISWYASIGIITWNLLNLLLFSSLFSQYFGILDENYSKTLVSILYILPFIGSILKYYLFKKLSSWYICTVVIFIAFLIVLIWNIIYSNFSEIKDKSLYVILVLIALYLTYLICQTIDKIYIHALKLQNIVVYENQYYLNYSSSNSQILNLISQEKVRYGIYSNFYIAEFDKLEKKVSNNIKDYIFNSIATSAYKSISEKFKKVIFFKTNYKTFGVFIPIENLSNDIKKTPELTKLFNTLISLQTIFLIKSYKIKINIRSVSSFYGVHSNDLNNLNDLNNYMIKNQLLIIEESHTIANPSEILIEKNKLRKISSLNEVVNLNLHTTLYEPIYNLEKKDFSGYFLNGIINGEELNSQTFYKTKKLIDDMGLTSLFLRYLSLSSLKDYSRKIGTDKFDKLIFVNYDSDYLSSSSFDKDEFILKLKNLKINLKNLVLNFEINKEINSKATLKNNIMFLKSNNIKTSISNFGNELTDYSLIQCYEPDFIFLESELSKSAQAIDNHKKVIEGLITIAKKIEALLIATNVNSYIIYKRLKEIGLKNFLGSLMGSSSDLKKYISEELNYLLTK from the coding sequence ATGGGTTGGAGTATTTTGGACGCGGGTTCGATTCCCGCCATCTCCACCATTTTTTTTTGCAAAATTGAAGAAAAAGAAAGGCTAGTGATTGTTTTGGATATTTTGTCTACAATATTGATTATTCTTTCTTTTTCTTTAATTTCAATTATTTTTTATATGTTTGCTTGAGGTTTTTCAAGACACATATTTAAAAAAATCTATATATATTACCAACTATTCTTGGGAGTAATTTTTGGTTTTCTTTCAACCTTTATAGTTGCAATTATTAGTATTATTACAGCGGACAAAAAAGTTTTATATTTAACATTATTTTTACCTATTATTTCATATTGGGTTTCAATTATTTTTATAAGTTGGTATGCCTCTATTGGAATAATAACTTGAAACTTATTAAATCTATTATTATTTTCAAGTTTATTTTCTCAATATTTTGGGATATTAGATGAAAACTATTCAAAGACACTTGTTTCAATTTTGTATATATTGCCATTTATAGGTAGTATTTTAAAATATTACTTATTTAAAAAATTATCTTCATGGTATATTTGCACTGTAGTCATATTTATTGCATTTTTAATTGTTTTAATTTGAAATATAATATACAGTAATTTTTCAGAAATTAAAGATAAGAGTTTGTATGTGATATTAGTTCTTATAGCATTATATTTAACATATTTGATTTGTCAAACAATTGATAAAATTTATATTCATGCATTAAAACTTCAAAATATTGTTGTTTATGAAAATCAATACTATTTAAATTATTCATCATCAAATTCACAAATCTTAAATTTAATTAGCCAAGAAAAAGTTAGGTATGGAATATATTCAAATTTTTATATTGCTGAATTTGATAAACTTGAAAAAAAGGTGAGTAACAATATAAAGGATTATATCTTTAATAGTATTGCAACTAGTGCATACAAAAGTATAAGTGAAAAATTTAAAAAAGTTATATTTTTTAAAACTAACTATAAAACATTTGGTGTATTTATTCCAATAGAAAATTTGTCAAATGATATTAAAAAAACTCCGGAGTTAACAAAACTATTTAACACTTTAATCAGTTTACAAACAATATTTTTAATAAAGAGTTATAAAATTAAAATAAACATTAGATCGGTTTCAAGCTTCTATGGAGTCCATTCAAACGATTTAAATAACTTAAATGACTTGAATAATTATATGATTAAAAATCAACTACTAATTATTGAAGAGAGTCACACAATTGCAAATCCAAGTGAAATATTAATTGAAAAAAATAAATTAAGAAAAATTTCATCATTGAATGAAGTTGTGAATTTAAACTTACACACTACTTTATACGAACCTATTTACAATTTAGAAAAAAAAGATTTTAGTGGGTATTTTTTAAATGGAATAATAAATGGTGAAGAATTAAATTCGCAAACTTTTTATAAAACCAAAAAGTTAATTGATGATATGGGTTTAACAAGTTTATTTTTAAGATACCTATCATTGAGTTCTCTTAAAGATTACTCAAGAAAAATAGGTACAGATAAATTTGATAAATTAATTTTTGTAAATTATGACAGCGACTATTTATCAAGCTCATCATTCGATAAAGACGAGTTTATATTAAAATTAAAAAATTTAAAAATAAATTTAAAAAATTTAGTTTTAAATTTTGAAATTAACAAAGAGATTAATAGTAAAGCTACCTTAAAAAATAATATAATGTTTTTGAAAAGCAATAATATAAAAACTTCAATCTCTAATTTTGGAAATGAATTAACAGATTATAGTCTTATTCAATGTTATGAACCAGACTTTATATTTTTAGAAAGTGAACTTTCAAAATCGGCACAAGCAATTGATAACCACAAAAAAGTAATAGAAGGATTAATAACAATTGCAAAAAAAATTGAAGCACTTCTTATTGCAACCAATGTAAATAGTTATATAATATACAAAAGGTTAAAAGAAATTGGACTAAAAAATTTTTTAGGTAGTCTAATGGGGAGTTCTTCTGATTTAAAAAAATACATATCAGAAGAATTAAATTATTTATTGACAAAATAA
- the mgtE gene encoding magnesium transporter, giving the protein MGTDSKKIEILKLLKLHIEKHDINSIRELADKYYPFDIAEAMFELDENNIVLILRLLTTDQSAEIFPYLDPEIQEKVITVMNSKEVKEIFENLYTDDIVDILEEMPSNIVKKILRSSTPESREQLNTILKYDDDTVGSIMNVEYIRFRDIWTIKECISELKIKQDIIEEQNTFFIVDKLNNLKGVIDMKSLLFEKPETIVSEVMDERFISAYTRDHQESVIDLFKKYELTIIPVTNSQNKLVGVVTVDDVFDVIEEEATEDIHKMAAITPTEDEYFKTSIWKMMKSRCIWLVILMTVATLTQTIIFLFLNLFIKKSNLSNELLDVKGGLFFIVLMILPVTNVISSTSGNSVIQSSTMVVRAISLKEVSNRDLGRVLWKELRVSLITGMVLIVINLIRSLVFYAIQYRGDVSSSIIWYTIAITSISLFLCLIFSKLVGGSLPIIAEKFKIDPAIMASPVLSTFIDMVSTSIFFGITYVFYINFIIM; this is encoded by the coding sequence ATGGGTACAGATTCGAAAAAGATTGAAATATTAAAATTACTAAAATTACATATAGAGAAGCATGACATAAATTCAATTAGAGAACTTGCTGATAAATATTATCCATTTGATATTGCAGAAGCGATGTTTGAATTAGATGAAAACAACATTGTGCTTATTTTGAGATTATTAACAACTGATCAAAGTGCTGAAATTTTCCCTTATCTTGATCCAGAGATACAAGAAAAAGTAATCACTGTTATGAATTCAAAAGAAGTAAAAGAAATTTTTGAAAATCTTTATACTGATGATATAGTTGATATTTTAGAAGAGATGCCTTCGAATATTGTTAAAAAAATTCTAAGATCATCTACTCCAGAATCTAGAGAACAACTTAATACTATTCTTAAATATGACGACGACACAGTTGGTAGCATAATGAATGTTGAATATATACGTTTTAGAGATATATGAACAATTAAAGAATGTATAAGCGAGCTAAAGATTAAACAAGATATAATAGAAGAACAAAATACTTTCTTTATTGTTGATAAATTAAACAATTTAAAGGGTGTAATTGACATGAAGTCATTATTGTTTGAAAAACCAGAAACAATAGTTAGTGAAGTTATGGATGAAAGATTCATTTCAGCATATACAAGAGATCATCAAGAGTCTGTTATAGACTTATTTAAAAAATATGAATTAACAATCATACCAGTTACAAATAGTCAAAATAAATTAGTTGGAGTAGTAACAGTAGATGATGTTTTTGATGTTATTGAAGAAGAAGCTACTGAAGATATTCATAAAATGGCTGCAATTACGCCAACTGAGGATGAGTATTTTAAAACTAGTATTTGAAAAATGATGAAATCGAGATGTATATGACTTGTAATACTAATGACTGTTGCAACCTTGACTCAAACAATTATATTTTTATTTTTAAATTTATTTATAAAAAAAAGTAATTTAAGCAATGAGTTACTTGACGTAAAAGGCGGACTATTCTTCATTGTCTTAATGATATTGCCTGTAACAAATGTTATATCAAGCACTTCTGGTAATAGTGTAATTCAGTCCTCAACAATGGTAGTAAGGGCAATATCTTTAAAAGAAGTTTCAAACAGAGATTTAGGAAGAGTTCTTTGAAAAGAACTTAGAGTATCATTGATTACAGGAATGGTATTAATAGTTATAAATTTAATTAGATCATTAGTTTTTTATGCAATTCAGTATAGAGGGGATGTATCAAGTAGCATTATTTGATATACAATTGCAATAACATCTATTTCTTTATTTTTATGTTTAATATTTTCAAAACTTGTCGGAGGTTCTTTGCCTATAATTGCTGAAAAATTTAAAATCGATCCAGCTATTATGGCATCGCCAGTATTATCAACCTTTATAGATATGGTATCAACAAGTATATTCTTTGGTATTACATATGTGTTTTATATTAATTTTATAATTATGTAG
- the trmB gene encoding tRNA (guanosine(46)-N7)-methyltransferase TrmB, which translates to MRLRNKNWTSEYIELNKKWVLQEEDYINCLNKFDNDYDIHLEIGCGKGNFVINKSENNEKINYIALEKERTVIGVALKKSIEYFGSFKQNLRFLNLNADKLSSFFAKKQISKIYLNFSDPWPKKRHSKYRLTNVKYLDIYFDILLKKSTIEIKTDNEGLYNFTLEEAIKSKFKLLYNNDDLYSDLKELENNTQTEYEVKFNAMGKKIKKIILLKE; encoded by the coding sequence ATGAGATTAAGAAATAAAAATTGAACATCTGAATATATTGAGCTAAATAAAAAATGAGTTTTACAAGAAGAAGATTATATAAATTGTTTAAATAAATTTGATAATGATTATGATATACACCTTGAAATAGGATGCGGTAAAGGAAACTTCGTAATTAATAAATCAGAAAATAATGAAAAAATTAACTACATTGCATTAGAAAAAGAAAGAACAGTCATAGGAGTTGCGTTAAAAAAATCTATAGAGTATTTTGGGTCTTTTAAACAAAACTTAAGATTTCTAAACTTGAACGCGGATAAACTAAGCTCTTTCTTCGCAAAAAAACAAATATCAAAAATATATTTAAATTTTTCTGACCCATGACCTAAAAAAAGACACTCAAAATATAGATTAACTAACGTTAAATACCTTGACATATATTTTGATATTTTATTAAAAAAAAGTACAATAGAAATCAAAACAGATAATGAAGGTCTTTATAACTTTACATTAGAAGAAGCTATTAAATCAAAATTTAAATTATTGTATAACAATGATGATTTATATTCAGATTTAAAAGAATTAGAAAATAATACTCAGACAGAATATGAAGTTAAATTTAATGCTATGGGAAAAAAAATAAAGAAAATTATTCTTTTGAAAGAGTAA
- the deoD gene encoding purine-nucleoside phosphorylase — protein sequence MTPHINSKKDEIAKIVLMPGDPLRAKKIAETFLKDYKLVNDVRNMYIYTGFYKDVKITIAGSGMGCPSIGIYSYELFKFYDVDCIIRVGSAGSYNKNINVYDIYNVKSAFGENNYAKIAGNINDNIIKSSEEVFNTIEETSKKLDIKLHSGIAHSSDVFYRMGDSIEFAKSKNLDVVEMESFALFANAIITNKKAGCLLTISDSFITKEATTSEERQNKFMKMCELALESSISLLKNNI from the coding sequence ATGACACCTCATATTAACTCAAAAAAAGACGAAATTGCTAAAATAGTGCTCATGCCGGGCGATCCGCTGAGAGCTAAAAAAATAGCAGAGACGTTTTTAAAAGACTATAAACTAGTTAATGATGTTAGAAACATGTATATCTATACTGGATTTTATAAAGATGTTAAAATTACTATTGCTGGTAGTGGTATGGGTTGTCCTAGTATCGGTATTTATTCTTATGAACTTTTTAAGTTTTATGATGTTGATTGCATAATTCGAGTAGGTTCAGCTGGTAGTTATAATAAAAATATAAATGTTTACGATATATATAATGTAAAATCAGCATTTGGAGAAAACAATTATGCTAAAATTGCCGGAAACATTAATGATAATATAATAAAATCGAGTGAAGAAGTTTTTAATACAATAGAAGAGACTTCTAAAAAGCTTGATATAAAATTGCATAGTGGTATAGCGCATTCTTCTGATGTGTTCTATAGAATGGGTGACTCAATTGAGTTTGCAAAAAGTAAAAATCTAGACGTAGTTGAAATGGAATCGTTTGCTTTATTTGCAAATGCAATAATAACAAATAAAAAAGCAGGATGTCTATTAACTATTTCAGATAGTTTTATTACCAAAGAAGCCACAACTTCTGAAGAGAGACAAAATAAGTTTATGAAGATGTGTGAACTTGCTTTAGAATCTTCAATTTCTCTATTAAAAAACAATATTTAA